The Deinococcus wulumuqiensis R12 genome has a window encoding:
- a CDS encoding RNA polymerase sigma factor, with product MSADHSSHAPHAGPFSTDSGPRPGASPPPPSDEQVLRDMAAGHEGALLELHRRYARALYGLGERILASPDAVQQGVEDALMIAWHHAAHYEPARASVHGWLISIAHHRFLQLRRGLGGTMRLHDQFGRLDTPGDPDLHLLALAYYCGEPPARLSEISGLPQPAVEEALLSAMQRLPGLAQEALQTALAHAVAGPADTDPMTPDPAAPAAPEADFFPSLTSLAATAPVTRVEPWEPPRRRSEPEPAEEAERTEEAGASEAATSVVVAPVRIAPAEVNPAEVTVAEAGVAEMNTEPESHPFPAQAAPSERMPVEDADGTLPDNIPSDSTPSDSTPSDGADPLDPRNAAPEVRA from the coding sequence ATGAGCGCGGACCACTCCTCCCACGCCCCCCACGCGGGGCCTTTTTCCACCGATTCCGGCCCCCGGCCAGGGGCCAGCCCGCCCCCGCCCAGCGACGAGCAGGTGCTGCGCGACATGGCCGCCGGGCACGAGGGGGCGCTGCTCGAACTCCACCGCCGCTACGCCCGCGCCCTGTACGGCCTGGGCGAGCGCATCCTGGCGTCGCCGGACGCGGTTCAGCAGGGAGTCGAGGACGCGCTGATGATCGCCTGGCACCACGCCGCGCACTACGAACCGGCCCGCGCCAGCGTGCACGGCTGGCTCATCAGCATCGCCCACCACCGCTTTTTGCAACTGCGGCGCGGCCTGGGCGGCACCATGCGCCTGCACGACCAGTTCGGGCGGCTGGACACCCCCGGCGACCCGGACCTGCACCTGCTGGCCCTGGCCTACTACTGCGGCGAGCCGCCCGCCCGCCTGTCCGAAATCAGCGGCCTGCCCCAGCCCGCCGTCGAGGAAGCATTGCTCTCGGCCATGCAGCGCCTTCCGGGGCTGGCGCAGGAAGCCCTGCAGACAGCCCTGGCCCATGCCGTCGCCGGGCCTGCCGACACGGATCCTATGACACCGGACCCGGCTGCGCCTGCGGCCCCAGAAGCCGATTTCTTTCCCTCCCTCACCAGCCTCGCCGCCACCGCGCCTGTGACGCGGGTGGAACCCTGGGAGCCGCCGCGCCGCCGGAGCGAACCTGAGCCAGCCGAAGAAGCCGAGAGAACCGAGGAGGCCGGGGCGAGTGAGGCGGCGACTTCAGTCGTCGTGGCCCCAGTCAGGATCGCTCCAGCAGAAGTCAATCCGGCAGAGGTGACTGTGGCAGAGGCGGGGGTGGCAGAGATGAACACGGAGCCGGAAAGCCACCCCTTCCCCGCCCAGGCCGCGCCGTCCGAGAGGATGCCGGTTGAGGACGCCGACGGCACCCTGCCCGACAACATCCCGTCCGACAGCACTCCGTCTGACAGCACCCCGTCGGATGGGGCCGACCCACTCGACCCCCGCAACGCCGCGCCGGAGGTCCGGGCGTGA